CAGAGTAGCTGTAACCGCAGTCTCCTTTGACGGTTTGGGTGGCCGTCACAGTGTTATACTGTTCCCTGTATACAGTAGAAGTCACGTAATTGGTGTTGTAGACGATTCTGGTGTTGTATTGAGTGCGGGTCTGACCGGCCAGTTGTTGTGTTCTGACGGAGGTTTGAATGACTGTGACGTAGCGTGTCTGAGCGGGAAGGTTGATGTATGAAGACGCTGTCCTCTGAGCGTAGATGGTTGTAGGAACCACTCGGGTAGAAACCTGTGTCCTGACGACCTGCTGAGGAACGGTGACAATCCTTGTGTTATACTGTGGCACCTGTTGTGTACGAACGACGGTGGAGACTCGCTGTTCTACTTGTGTACGTGTTACGTACTGAATCTGCGTGTTAGTGCGAACCACCTGCgagatgacggtggtggtgactgGAACCAGCTGTGTAGAAGTGATGACACGAGTCTGGCCGGGTTGTGTGATGGTTTGTGTGACGACGTTGGTCCTGACAAGCTGGGTAGTCCTGACGACGTTCTGTGCAGGTATGATTACAGTCGAATAACGAGTGCTGTACTGAGTAGTGGGTACAATACGAGTCTGATCTGGCAACTGCTGTGTCCTTATAACCGTCTGTGTTCTGTAGACGGTGCTGATCACCTGCTGAGGTACCACCTGTGTTGAGACGACGTTTCTAACAATGGTGGTTGGTACCTGCTGGAAGCGAGTCTCATACCTTGTCTGGTACTGCACTTGGGTCCTGACACTCTGCTGAGTACTAGTCACGTAGTTGACCTGAGGAGGAAGAGTGACGACCTGTGTGCGTAGGTTTTCCTGAGTGCGAGTGACAGTGATCGTTTGGTATCGCACTGAAGGAACCTGCTGAGTGCGGACGATCTGTGAGTATAAGGTGGTGAGGACTTGCTGTGTGCGGACGGATGTTTGTGTGATGTACTGAACGTTTGTCTTGTAGACGGTTGATGGGACGACGACGGTGGAATACTGAACCTGCGTGCGGTAAACGACAGATGGCTTGCAGTCGGCTTCTTCCTTTGGCGGCAGATAGGAGGACTCGAGGTTAATGCGAGCTCCGAAGACCTGACGGCGAGGCCTCTCGACGGACGCCCCGAAGGCGCAGCCGACCAGCAGGGAGAGCAGCAGCGTCCTCATCCTAAGGAATACAATGATAACATTACACTAGTTGAGTCAATCGAAAgcgattaaaaataaaaatcaaagttgACGGGTAACTGACATGGAATGAATATAGAAATTTAAATATGAAATAAGCTAATTTCACTTAAAAGTATTGTCACCTATATAGAACAGAAGTAGAATGATGGCAAGGAAAGTGTTgcataaaaatacaaaatcaatatCATGTATGAATTAATAGCAAGTTGAAGATACTTACTTTGGAGTGCCTGTAATACATAGCGTACTATATACAAAGGAGTAATAAAAGTGTCATTTAGGAATACTGGTGTGTATTTCACATTTACAATGGGAAGGCAAATATGAACAGATTTGCACAAACGGTTTCCTCGTGGATAAACAGTATAAATCAAGATGTTGATCTAAACCTTGtggcacagtttttttttttctaaaaattgaAGGGAACGGCCGGGGCATCATAATTATATCCACAAGAAGAAGTAACTGTCTGAGTGACGGTAACTTGGCGAGGCTGGTTGACTGTGCGGTACACGACCTGCTGTCTTTGTTGGGTCTGCACCACCTCCCGGTTAACGACGCGGTCTTGGCCGGGTACTTGGACCACAGAGGTTCGGACTTCCTGACGGGTTTGTACCACGGGGACCGGTGTGACGTACTGGGTCCTGACAACGGTCTGCACCCGTGTGAAGGGCTGAACCCTTGTCTCGAAGAGAGTGGTGTAGATGGTGGTGGGAACCACCTGAGTACGTACCACCTCTTGAGGTACCACCTGTGTGAGGATGCGTGTCTGGGTAGCAATATTGGTTCTCGTCACCACCTGTTGACGAGTAGCAACGACATTCTCATAACGAGTGTTAACAGATGTGAAAGGAATGACCTGTTGACGCTGAGCAACAGTAGTTCTAACAACATCCTGTCCACGGACGACTGATGTCTTTAGCAGCTGTTGCACACGTGTGGATGTTACAAAACGGGTGATAGCTGGCTGTTGGCTCCTGACAATGGAGGTCTGAACAATAGTCTGAATACGAGTTTGTACAACGTCACGGCCTGGGACAGTGACGACACGGGTTGCTTGACGCTCCTGTGTCTGGTAATTAGTAAGAGGCTGGATGATAGTGCGGACCTGAGTGCTGGTCACCTCTACAGGAACAACCTGTGTCTGCACCTGTGTACGTGTGACATAGTTGACCTGCGGCACCACACGGGTTGAAGTGACGAAACGCGTTTGTACAACAGGTGGACTTGGAACGGTCTGGGTGACAAACCTGTCAATAGCACGAACGGTTGTTTGTTGAACAACGCTGGTCTGATACTGGACCTGTGTTTGAACACGAGTCTGGAAAAGTGTGGTTGGTACCACCTGTTGCCTGACAATGGTTGTGGTTCTGTACTGAGTGTTGACTTGATTGACGGTCTGGAGGCGGACTGAGGTTTGGAGCTGAGTGTTGTAGACGACGGAGGTGACAGGAGCAAGCTTGCATTTTGCGGGAGGAAGGTATTGGTTGTCGGGTTCCTCGTAATTATATCCTTGGGGTTCGGCCGAGACCAGAGCCAGCAGCAGCAACGTCGCCGTCAAGCGCCACATCCTGCAAAGAGAAATTCCACAGATTAGAGCAGCGGTGATTGGAAGGCCCGCGTCTCGATCACTCATTTGGGAATAAAGTCCAATCACGCGCCCCTCTATCTGTGCAACTTCTCCATGCGGTGTGGGCTGACCCGAGAGGACTTTCTCGCCCAGATGAGCCGCGAGACTTATCAACCGGAAGAAAGAAACTACAGTTACAGGACATAGATTCCAAGTGAGTGATGGATATCGAGAAAAGAATGCTCCATATTTGGAAATACTGAAGTAGTATGAAATGTTTATTCCTCGTATTCATAGTTTCGCATTATCGGTGTTTGGTATCTATTGGATTATTTCATATGATTTCTGTAATGCGCTAATTGCTAGTATTTTTTTTCCGTCTATCATTACCGCTCAGATCTTGGCTAAGAAATAAAAGATCTCTTGGTATTTTTAGAATAATCAGAAATTACAGGTACAAAGTAAAGATTCAGAGTTAGTGACTGGCACAGCGAAAAGCTGGCTGGACTGCTAGAAATATGAAGCACAATATCCAAATATCAAGCTGAAAGATTTCACTTGCACTACCGCACTTTAGcattatggtaatttttatatTTTGGTTAATACTCTCGAATTGCTCTTTTTCTATTAATAACACAATTACATCTGTTATTAACGCACCTATTATCTTAAAAGGCAATTTCTTGGATGCTCATTTCTCTTAAACACTGGCAAGAACTTCACACTATTTTTAAGCACTCAGATGCGATATCGACGCTCATCTATCACGGATTGCCGACGCTGATGCTGGCATAAGGAAAGGGGTCCATTCTTCTGAGTCAAATTCAAGTTTCCTTCAAGGATGAACAGACAATATCACGTGTAagaaatatattacaatatatttcAAGGAAAAACAATCTAAATCTTATTTCGTCGGGTCTGGTAGTTCAATCCAATATATGAAGAGGTACTTATATGAATGGGATCTCACCATAGATTTACACAtcacaaaaacaataaccaaataGAGGCacgagaaggaaacaaaaaaatctCACAGCTTCTCCCTTACAATATCGACTTTACGCCATAAAGGGAAATAAGCTTCACTTTTCGAAATTCCATTTCTAGCTCACGAGCGACCACACTGCTTACCTTTCACGTTtgtagaagagagataagagagaagcgaTTGGAGGGTCGAGTTCAGCGACTCTGTCAGCCTTTTGGAAGTACAGGCTATTTATACTGAGGTATAAGGACGTCAAGGACGTCGGTAATACCGGAGGACATGGGTTATGCCCCTAACTACCTTCaacttatttgtttttcttattgtcattcttcGATTTAATGCGTTATAGGTGAGTGTTTCCATACAACACTTTCCTGTACAAATGGTTTAGTACGTTACATGGCACTGAAATAATATGTCCGATATATTGACGTAATTATGTATATCGTTCCATGCGTGACAACTGTAGGCCTCCAATATTTGGGAAAATGAAGCGACCAATCACAGGCGACTTTTCTCCTTACGCCCGCCCACTCCAGGTGCAGCGCGGGATAAGTGCAAAGAGCGTATGCTGGTAAGAAGGGAAAGTCATAATAGTTGTTACTGAAAGAGGGAATGCGTTGATTAAAACTGACGATTACGAACAGATCAACTTGAAAGAAAGTGAATATGtcattttataatatatgtaaatatatatgtaaatatacatatttacctatttatctgaatgtgtatatatatatatatatatatatatatatatgtgtgtgtgtgtgtgtgtgtgtgtgtgtgtgtgtgtgtgtgtgtgtgtgtgtgtgtgtttgtgtgtgtttataaacatacatacatatgtgtagatatatgtatttgcatatatatatacatacatatatatatatatatatatatatatatatatatatatatgtatatattggcatatatataactccacacagaaaaacactcacacacgcatagacataaacacacacacacacacacacacacacacacacacacacacacacacacacacacacacacatatatatatatatatatatatatatatatatatatatatatacatgattatatattcatatacatatttatatatatacatatatgaaatatgcctacgtttatatgcatatgcatatgtatacatacatgcatatatatataaatatatataaaaagaaatatgtatacatgaaatatttacacacacacagacacaaacacaaacatacaaacaaacacacttacatatatacatatatatgtatatacatacatacatgtgtgtgtgtgtgtgtgtgtgtgtgtgtgtgtgtatatatatatatatatgtatatatatgtatatatatgtatttatatatatatatatatatatatacatatatatatatatatgaatatatagagtatatatatatatatatatatatatatatatatatatatatatataaattaattaatagagtgtttatatatctatatatatatatatatatatatatatatatatatatatatatatatatatatatttaaaagatatgtacatatacatttacatagaaaaacacatatacaattatattctaTGAAAATCtctttaaatttttattattcttcagAAATTACACAAAGAGcgggagaaaaacaacaaaccacccaaacctcacatgcacatacaaatatagataaagtattaactcacaaaaacacacatatatacataaacacacaaacacattcgcaAACAGAATTAGACACACATATAATgcaactcacacagacacacgcacgagtgcacacataaataaacgcgcacacacacacacacacacacacttatatacatgtccacgtcagtgtatatatatgtgtgtgtgtgtgtgtgtgtgtgcgtgcgtgtgtgtgtatgaatgtgtacttttgtatgttcatgtttgtgtgcattggtaaaaaaaaaagataaatgattatatatatatgtatatatgtgtatacatataaatactatgtctatctatctatctatctatctatatatatatctatctatctctctctctctctctctctctctctctctctctctctctctctctctctctctctctctctctctctctctctctctctctctctctatatatatatatatatatatatatatatataatataatgtaatataatataaacatatatttagatatatttacacacacacaaacacacgcacacacacacacacacacacacacacacacacacacacgcacacacgcacacacacacacacttatatatatatgtccgcgtttgtgtatatatatgtgtttgtgtgtatgtgtgtgtctaaatatttacacacacacaaacacacacacacacaaacaaacacacacacacacacacatacacacacacacacacacacacacacacacacacacacacacacacacacacacatatatatatatatatatatatatatatatatatatatatatatgtgtgtgtgtgtgtgtgtgtgtgtgtgtgtgtgtgtgtgtgtgtgtgtgtgtgtgtatgtgtctacagaTAATTGTTTGTCTAAAgttaatctatataaatatggtttaaattttacatgtataaatatacatatatatacttacacatacacatataaatatataaacatatatatgccaaaatgtataattatgtgtatgtgtatgtgtgtgtatgcaatgatacacacacacacacacacacacacacacacacacacacacacacacacacacacacacacacacacatatatatatatatatatatatatatatatatatatatatatatatatataaatatatatgtgtgtgtgtatgtatgtatgtatgtatgtatatatacattcatttgtatatacctgtatgtatatacataaatatatatacatataacatatatctctttttccctcttctctctctctctctctctctctctctctctctctctctctctctctctctctctctctctctctctctctctctctctctctctctctctctctctctctctctctttccctctctctctctctctctctctctttccctctctctctctctctctctctctctctctctctctctctctctttctctttcgctctctctctctctctctctttctctttcgctcgctctctctctctctgtctctctctctctctctctctctctctctgtctctctgtctctatatatatatatatatatatatatatatatatatatatacagatatatacaaatatatgtatcccccatccacacatgcatacatatatatatatatatatatatatatatatatatatatatatatatatatatatatatatatatattgacaccaatATGTATACCTATCTCCAGGGTCGTAAAAATaggagtaaacacacacacatacacaaaaacacacacacaaacataaggatatatatacatatttatctatctatccatctatcagtctttatatatacatatatagatatacatatatatatatatatatatatatatatatatatatatatatgcatatatatatatatatatatatatatatatatatatatatatatatatatatatatgtttatttatatatatatttacaattatatgaatgtgtgtatatatatatatatatatatatatatatatatatatatatatatatatacatgtatatatatatatatgtgtgtgtgtgtgtgtgtgtctgtgtgtgtgtgtgtgtgtgtgtgtgtgtgtgtgtgtgtgtgtgtgtgtgtgtgtgtgtgtgtgtgtgtgtatgagtgtgagtgtgtgtgtgtgtgtgtgtgtgtgtgtgtgtgtgtctgtctgtgagtgtgtatgcgtgtgcgtgtgtggttgtatatatatatatatatatatatatatatatatatatatatatatttaagtgcgcacacacacacacacacacacacacacacacacacacacacacacacatacacacgcacacgcacacacacatacacatgcatgcacacacacacacacacacacacacacacacacacacacacacacacacacacacacacacacacacacacacacacacacacacacacacacacacacacacacagacacacacacacacacacacacacacacacacacacacacacacacacacacacacacacacacacacataacgatatatacatatttatctatctatccatctatcagtctttatatatgcatatatagatatacatgtatatatatgtatatatatatatatatatatatatatatatatatatatatatatatacatatatatatacacacacacatatatatatatatatatatatatatatatatatatatatatatatatatatatgtatatataaatatatatatatatatatatatatatatatatatatatatatatatataaatatatatatatatatatatatatatatatatatatatatatacatatatacatacatatatatatatatatatatatatatatatatatatatatatatatatatatatatatatatatatatatacacacacacacacacacacacatatatatatacacacacacatgtatatctatatatgcatatataaagattgataaatatatatatatatatatatatatatatatatatatatatatatatatgtgtgtgtgtgtgtgtgtgtgtgtgtgtgtgtgtgtgtgtgtgtgtgtgtgtgtgtgtgtgtttgtatgtttgcaaatatatatatatatatatatatatatatatatatatatatatatatataatagatatatacatatatatatatgtatatatatatatatatatatatatatatatatatatatatatatgtatatatatatatatatatatatatatatatatatatatatatatatatatatatatatatatatatatatatatgtatcgccaccagacacatacatatagatttataaatataaatctatccatccatctatcattatgtatatttgtataaatagatatacaagtatatatatacatatatatgattatatgtatatatatatatttatacatatatatatatatatatatatatatatatatatatatatatatatatatatatatatatatacacgcacatatacacacgcatacacacacaacatacatacacacacacacaaacacacacacacacacacacacacacacacacacacacaaacacacatatatatacatacatatatatatatatatatatatatatatatatatatatatatatatatatatatatatctttatatatgcatatatagatatacatgtgtgtgtgtatatatatatatgtgtgtgtgtgtgtgtgtatatatatatatatatatatatatatatatgaaatatataatatatatatatgtatatatatatgaatatgtatatatatatacatatataaatatataaatgtatatatatatatattcatatatacatacatatatatatatatatatatatatatatatatatatatatatatatatatatatatatatatatatatatatatatatatatatatatatatatatatatatatataaatatacgtgtatatcgatatatgaatatataaagactgatagatggatagatagataaatatgtatatatccttatgtgtgtatatgtgtgtgtgtgtgtgtgtatgtatgtgtgtgtgtgcatgtgtgtgtgtgtgtgtgtgtgtgtgtgtgtgtgtgtgtgtgtgtgtgtgtgtgtgtgtgtgtgtgtgtgtgtgtatgtgtgtgtgtgtgtgtgcgtatgtgtgtgtttgcaaatatatatatatatatatatatatatatatgtatatatatatatatatgtatatatatatatatatatatatatatatatatatatatatgtatatatatatatatatatatatatatatatatatatatatatatatatatgtatcgccACCAGACACATAcctatagatttataaatataaatctatccatccatctatcattatgtatatatgtataaatagatatacaagtatatatatacatatatatgattatatgtatatatatatatatatatatatatatatatattcatacatatatatatacatatatatgtacatatatatatatatatatatacatatatatatatatgtatataaatatatacacgcacatatacacacgcatacacacacaacatacatgtatatgtatatatacatgcatatatatctttatttatatatatatatatatatatatatatatatatatatatatatatatatatatatgtatgtatatctatatgtatatctatatttatatatatatgtatatatgtatatatatatatatatatatatatatatatatgtatatatatgtatatatatatatatatatatatatatatatatatatatatatatatatatatacatatatatatatataaatataagtatatatatatatatatatatatatatatatatatatatatatatatatatatataaatttaagtatgtatatatatatatatatatatatatatatgtatatatgtatatatatatatatatatatatatatatatatatatatatatatatatacatatatataagtatatatatatatatatatatatatatatatatatatatatatatatatgaatacaagtatatatatatatatatatatatatatatatatatatatatatatatatatatatatatatgtatatatatgtgtgtgtatatatatatatatatatatatatatatatatatatatatatatacatatatataagtatatatatatatatatatatatatatatatatatatatatatatgaatacaagtatatatatatgtatatgtgtatatgtgtatatatgtatatgtgtatatatgtatatgtgtatatatgtgtgtgtatatatatatatatatatatatatatatatatatatataactatatacatacatacatatatatatagtatatatatatatatatacatatatatatatatatatgtttatatgcatgggtgtatgtatataaatgtatatatatatatatatatatatatatatatatatttgtatatatatatatgtgtgtgtgtgtgtgtgtgtatttatttatttatttatcaatatatatggtcacacacacacacacacacacacacacacacacacacacacacgcacacacacacacgcagacacacacgcacacacacacacacacacacacacacacacacacacaaacacacacacacacacacacacacacacacacacacacacacacacacacacacacacacacacacacacacacaaacacacacacacacacacaaagacacacacaaagacacacacacacaaacacacacacacacacacacacacacacacacacacacacacacacacacacatatatatatatatatatatatatatatatatatatatatatatatatatatatatatatgtatatatatttatttatttatttatatatatatgtgaatgtatatatatatatatatatatatatatatatatatatatatatatatgtatatatatatatatatatagatatatatatatatatatatatatatgtatatatgtatatgtacatatatctacatatacatatatacatacatgcatatatatatatgtgtgtatacatatatatatatatatatatatatatatatatatatatatatatatatatatatatatatatatatatatatatgtttgtgtgtgtgtgtgtgtgtgtgtttgtgtgtaaatgtatgcacatttacacacaaacacacacacacacacacacacacacacacacacacacacatacacacacacacacactcacagacagacgcacacacacacacacacatatacatacatatgtataaatatatatatatatatatatatatatatatatatatatatatatatatatttatatatatacatgtatttatatatgtgtatacacatacgctcacataGTGGCGTATTGGCAAACGTCATTCCTGCTGACGAGAATGGTATTcgctaaaaataattatatatatatatatatatatatatatatatatatatatatatatatatatatagatatatacatatatatatacatatatatatatatatatatatatatatatgtatatatatatatatatatatatatatatatatatatatatatatatatatatatatgtatatatatatatatatatatatatatatatatatatatatatatatatatatatatatatacatatctatatatctatatatctatatatatatattagttattatattatatatatatatacatataaatatataaatatatatatacatatgtatatatatatatatatatatatatatatatatatatatatatatatatatttatatatatatatacatatatatatatatatatttatatatatatatatatatatatatatatatatatatatatgtatgtatatatctaaatatacatatatatgtatatatatatatatatatatatatatatatatatatatatatatatatatatatatatatttatttatttatatatatatatatatatatatatatatatatatatatatatatatatatatatatatatatatatatatatatatatatatatatatatgtaaatgcacacacacgcacgcacacacacacacacgtaaacacacacacacacacacacacacacacgcacacacacatacacgtaaacgcacacacacacacatacacagacacacacgtaaatacacagacacacacgtaaacacacatacacacacacacacataaacacacacacatatatatatatatacatatatatatatatatatatatatatatatatatatatatacacacacatatatatatatgtatgtatatatatatatatatatatatatatatatatatatatatatatatatatatatatatatatatatatatatatatatatatatatatatatatatatatatataaatgtatgtgtatataaatgcacacacacacatacacacatacacacacacacacacacacacacatacatacatacatacatatatatatatatatatatatatatatatatatatatatatatatatatatatatatacatatatatgta
The nucleotide sequence above comes from Penaeus vannamei isolate JL-2024 chromosome 6, ASM4276789v1, whole genome shotgun sequence. Encoded proteins:
- the LOC113814700 gene encoding uncharacterized protein, yielding MSDRDAGLPITAALICGISLCRMWRLTATLLLLALVSAEPQGYNYEEPDNQYLPPAKCKLAPVTSVVYNTQLQTSVRLQTVNQVNTQYRTTTIVRQQVVPTTLFQTRVQTQVQYQTSVVQQTTVRAIDRFVTQTVPSPPVVQTRFVTSTRVVPQVNYVTRTQVQTQVVPVEVTSTQVRTIIQPLTNYQTQERQATRVVTVPGRDVVQTRIQTIVQTSIVRSQQPAITRFVTSTRVQQLLKTSVVRGQDVVRTTVAQRQQVIPFTSVNTRYENVVATRQQVVTRTNIATQTRILTQVVPQEVVRTQVVPTTIYTTLFETRVQPFTRVQTVVRTQYVTPVPVVQTRQEVRTSVVQVPGQDRVVNREVVQTQQRQQVVYRTVNQPRQVTVTQTVTSSCGYNYDAPAVPFNF
- the LOC113814715 gene encoding uncharacterized protein: MRTLLLSLLVGCAFGASVERPRRQVFGARINLESSYLPPKEEADCKPSVVYRTQVQYSTVVVPSTVYKTNVQYITQTSVRTQQVLTTLYSQIVRTQQVPSVRYQTITVTRTQENLRTQVVTLPPQVNYVTSTQQSVRTQVQYQTRYETRFQQVPTTIVRNVVSTQVVPQQVISTVYRTQTVIRTQQLPDQTRIVPTTQYSTRYSTVIIPAQNVVRTTQLVRTNVVTQTITQPGQTRVITSTQLVPVTTTVISQVVRTNTQIQYVTRTQVEQRVSTVVRTQQVPQYNTRIVTVPQQVVRTQVSTRVVPTTIYAQRTASSYINLPAQTRYVTVIQTSVRTQQLAGQTRTQYNTRIVYNTNYVTSTVYREQYNTVTATQTVKGDCGYSYSAPARAFNPFSG